Within the Pelagovum pacificum genome, the region TGCGCGGGCCGGCTGATGGCGGCGGAGCTCACCGCGCTGGAGAAGGCGCTCGGCAATCCCGAGCGGCCCGTCGTCGCGGTGGTCGGCGGCGCGAAGGTCTCCACCAAGCTGGACCTGCTCGGCAACCTCGTCACCAAGGTCGACACGCTGGTCATCGGCGGCGGCATGGCCAACACGTTCCTCGCCGCGCAAGGCGTCGACGTCGGCAAGTCGCTCTGCGAGCATGACCTGGCCGACACCGCCCGCGAGATCGCCGCCAAGGCCGCGGATGCCGGCTGCGAGATCCTCCTGCCCCGCGACGTCGTCGTCGCGCGCGAGTTCAAGGCCGGTGCCCCGAACGAGACGGTCAAGACCGAGGACTGTCCCGCCGACGCGATGATCCTCGATGCCGGCCCCGACTCGGTCGCGCACATCGTGCAGGTCTTCGAACGCTCCAGGACGCTGGTCTGGAACGGCCCGCTCGGCGCCTTCGAGATCGAGCCGTTCGACGCCGCGACCAACGCCGCCGCGCAGAAGGCGGCGGAGATGACCAAGGCGGGAGAGCTGATCTCGGTCGCCGGCGGGGGCGACACCGTCTCCGCACTGAACCAGGCCGGGGTCGCGGACGATTTCTCTTACATCTCCACGGCCGGGGGCGCGTTCCTCGAGTGGATGGAAGGCAAGACACTGCCCGGCGTCGCCGCGCTCGAGAGCTGAGCCCCCCCCGCGCGGACATCTGCGCGGAAAGTATGGAAAGCCTCACTGCCGCCCCCGCAAGGGCGGCAGTAGCCTTGCGACAGCATTGCCGAGGAGGAATTCCAATGTCCGTTCGTTCCCGCCTTCTGATGTCGGCGCTCGCCGCCGCGACCGTCGCGACCCCTGCCCTGTCCCAGACCGACCCGGCGCCCGCGCTGCTCGACTTCGTCGCGCCGAACCGGCTGGCGCTCGCCGCCGCCAACTTCGCGATCGGCGGGCTGCGGACGCAGATGGAATTTACCTACGAACATATATCGACCGACATCCTGCGCGGCACGATGGCACTGTCGGGCGTGCGCATCCGGCCCCAGTTCGAATGGGACGTGGCCGGCCAGTGCGAAGTCACCGCCGACCGCGTCACGCTCACCAGTGACTTCGCCGAACCGTTCGACGTGATGTCGGAAGCCACGCTCGACATCATCGGCGCGGAGGCGACGCTCGCCTGCCTCGACCGCAGTACCCAGATGGCAGTCCGGTCCATGGGCTTTTCGACCATCACGCTCGATCAGGCCCGCACCCGGCTGGCCTATGTCTATTCCACCGGCGAGATCGAGGCGGACACGACCCTGTCGGTCAATGGCTTCGCGACGCTCGACTACTCCGCCTCCGGCACGTTCCTGCCGCGGCGAGACGATTACGGTTACATGGGCGACCCGGCGATCCGGCTGTCCCGCGCCGTCGTCACGCTGAAGGACGAGGGCGGATGGGCCGCCGCGGCCTCCATGCTGCCGGCGGAGTTCCAGGATCCCGAGGCAATCCGCCAGATCGGCACCGAGGGCATCCTGCAGGCGCTGTCCGAAGGCGGCACCCGCAACCCGACTGCGGTCGAGCGGAACTTCGTCGATCAATTGATGGACCAGGTCGCCGCCTACGTCGCCGAGCCCGGCGAGATCACGATCGAGGCCGACCTGCCGCCCGGCGGATCGGTGATCGAACCCGAGATGCTGGAGGACCCCGGCGCGCTGATCTCGGCCATCGCGCTGACGGCGAGTGCCGTACCCTCCTCGCGCTCCGCGATCCTCGGCAGTGCGGAGCTCTCTGGCCTGTCCGATCCCGAACAGCTGTCCGATGACGACCGGCTGTCCCTTGCCGGACGTCTGTTGTCCGGCGACGGCGTGCCGCGCGCGCCGGGCCTCGTGCCCGACCTCGTCGCGCCGCTGATCGAGGGCGGCGGCCCGCAGAGCGGTCCGGCCGCCGCGTTCGCCGCCGAAGCCCTGTCCGATACCGATCCCGTGACCGCTTACGGCTACGCGCTCGTCGCCTCCAGCGCGGGAACCGGCGGGCCGGTATCGCTTTACGACCGGCTCGAGGCGCGGATGACCACGGGACAGGTGATGACCGCGCAGGCCGACCACCTCGAGGAGATCGGCGACACCGATCCGCTCGCCGCGATCGAGGGCGACGATCCCCGGGACTTGCGTGCCGCCGTGCTCGACTACCTGACCGGCGCGGGCGCGCCGCGTTCCTATGCGCGCGCCTACTACTACGCGATCCTCGCCGAGGCCGCGGGCGATTTCGCCGCCACGCCGCTGCGGCAGGAGATCGTCGCCCGCTTCTCCAACCGGGGTGACGATGTCGCCGCCCGCTGGCGCGAAGCTTCTGCCGAGATCGAGGCGCAGGCGATCGCCGACTGGATCGACGCCGACCTGCCCGCGCGCTACGCCCGCTGACGCACGGTTGCGCTAACAGGTTTGCAACCCCTTCCGAGGTCCACCATACATCTGGTGGACCTTGATTTTCATGGAGAACCGCGTAATGGCGACCGAAGAGATGGCCACCCGTATGCGTGACGGAAAGGGCTTCATCGCGGCCCTCGACCAGAGTGGCGGCTCGACGCCCAAGGCGCTGAAGGCCTACGGCGTGGACGAAAGCGAATATTCCTCCGACACGGAGATGTTCGACCACATCCACGCCATGCGGACCCGCATCATCAAGTCGCCCGCATTCACCGGCGACAAGGTCATCGCGGCGATCCTGTTCGAGGACACGATGAACCGCGAGATCGACGGCAAGCCGACTTCGACC harbors:
- a CDS encoding phosphoglycerate kinase, producing the protein MNWKSLDDMDLAGKRVLTRVDINVPMDNGRVTDATRIERIVPTITDILKKGGSPILLAHFGRPKGKPVEEMSLRQLVPALEAAFDHEVTFVERPSREEIDAMPQDAIVLVENTRFTPMEEANDPEMAKFLATLGDIYCNDAFSAAHRAHASTEGVAHHLPSCAGRLMAAELTALEKALGNPERPVVAVVGGAKVSTKLDLLGNLVTKVDTLVIGGGMANTFLAAQGVDVGKSLCEHDLADTAREIAAKAADAGCEILLPRDVVVAREFKAGAPNETVKTEDCPADAMILDAGPDSVAHIVQVFERSRTLVWNGPLGAFEIEPFDAATNAAAQKAAEMTKAGELISVAGGGDTVSALNQAGVADDFSYISTAGGAFLEWMEGKTLPGVAALES